The region AGCGGCTCTTCAAACTCCCGCTTACTACTCTGCCAGGGAAGGAAGCTATCCGCCGGCATAATCCGGTTGCCTCCCAGCTCACGGATCAGAGCAAGCTGATTATAGAGGATACGCATGGCCTGCCGGAGCGCGGGATGATGGTGTATGCCTTCTTTTCTAAAATTAAACAGAATGTATCTGCACCCGACAGCCGGATAATCGATATTGTGACTCCTCCCGTCCTCCGCTGCCGGTAAGCTGTTCAGGCTGGTACTGGCATGGGTCAGCTGATATTGACGTACCCCCGAGGCCAAATGCGGCAGGTACCAGATCTCGACCCGGTCCAGCAAAGGGCGTATTCCATAGTAGAGATCGTAAGCGCTGAGTACAAGCACATCCTGGCTCAGATCCACTACCTGATAGGGCCCCGTGCCGACCGGATTCGCTGCGAAATCCATATCATACGGAACAATCGACATATAGATCGAGCTGAACAGATGCAGGAAGAAGAAATTAGGCTGCACCAGATCGAACCGTATAACGTAGTCCCCCTCCAGCTCCACATGAATGATATCCTCAAAATGACAGATCGCCGGACTTTTAAGCCGGATCAGACGCTGTAGGGTTTCTTTTACATCCCGAGAAGTCATCATGCGGCCGTGGTGGAATCGCACCCCCTTGCGCAGATAGAACAGGTAGCTTGTACTGCTCTCGTTCGCCTCCCACGTGTGGGCCAGCCCCGGCAGGAAAATCTCGTTCTGTGCATCATAGGTAATCAGGGTACTGCAAATATGCCCCAGCAAATAGGTCTCAAAAGCGGTGTATACGGTGGCCGGGTCCAGCTTCTCCATCGCACGGTTACGGGAGATTCGGAGCACCTCCTGCCCGGATGTGGAGCCGGGTTCGCTCCAGAAGCCCATTTGCTTATCGAGAACCGCCAGCAGGCGTTCTTTGAGCGGCTCGTTAACCGGGTATTGACCAATCAATTCGATGGCAGGCTTAATCCGGCCTTTGCTGACCAGCTCTTGAAATCTCTCCTCCAGTACCTCATCTATATGACGCAAAAAAGTCATCTGCGAGCGATTTCCTCTCCCTCTTCCGGGTATCCAGGCAATTAGCTGCTGCTCCTCCAGCTTCCGCAGAATAAACTTCACATTGCGCGGTGTGCAGCACAGGATACCGGTCAACTGCTCAATCGTCACCGGAACCGGCTGCTGGAGGCTATATGCCGGAGCCAAGGCTGCGGCCAAACAGAGATAATGCGTGCTGCTGGTGTCCATATGATCAAGCTCCTTTTAAAAGGTGAAAAGTGACATATGATTCTTACACTTTTATTTCCCCCTTTGTTCTATACAATTATACATAATCATTCGATAAGAAGCATGCTTCAAATTCAAACTATTGATTAGGAGACAGGGATTCAAATGAAACAACATCTGCGCCATATTCACCCGCTGGCCTGGACCATCATCATCGGAACGATGTTCGGCCGGCTGGTTACTTCAATGAGCATTCCTTTTCTCTCTATTTATCTCACGCAGGTGCTTGGCGCATCCGCTACCCAGACCGGGTTCACCGTGGCCGTCAGCTCGCTGGCAGGGGTAATGATCAGCTTCTACGGCGGTTATATCTCGGATGTGATCGGGCGCCGGATCGTCATGCTGGTCTCCGTGTTCGGCTGGGCCTGCGTATTCTTCGGCTTCGCTGCAGCGCAGCATTTATGGGTCTTCTTCCTGGTGAACACGCTCAACGGACTGTGCCGCGCCGTATTTGAACCAACTTCACGGGCATTATTGTCAGATATCACCCCGCCGGAGCAAAAGCTGCTGGTCTTCAATCTGCGGTATGCGGCGGTGAATCTGGGTGTGGTCTTCGGTCCGATTATCGGCCTCCAGCTCGGCTCCGCCAAGTCCACCTTCCCGTTCGTAATCGCAGGGATCGTCTATATCGCCTATGGACTTGTTCTGTTCCTGCAATTCTCGGTGCACCGTGCCAGCCTGCCTGTGCATGGAGAAGCCCGGACGCCGAAGCTGCTCGATGCGCTCGCGGTCACCGGAAGGGATAAGGTATTTCTGCCCGTTCTGCTGGGAACCATCTTCTGCGTCCTCGGGTATGGCCACTTCAGCTCTACACTGGCGCAATTTCTGGCGATGAACACCCATTTCAGCAATGGCAGCCAAGTCTTCTCTTATATGCTGTCGCTTAATGCAGTGACGGTGCTGGTCGTACAGTATCCTATCGTGCGTGCAGCCAGCAAGTTCGCGCCGATTATCCCGCTCATTCTGGGCAATGTCTGCGTAGCCCTTAGTCTGCTGCTGTTCGGAATGCCTGGAGGGGTGCCCCTGCTGATGTTCAGCGTGGTTCTGTTCACTGTCGGGGAAGTCCTGCTCTTCACGATGATGGATATGCTGATTGACCGAATCGCCAAGCCGGAATGGAAAGGCACCTACTTCGGTACGATTGGCTTCAATAATCTGGGCAGTGTAATGGCTCCTATCCTTGGAGGACTGCTGCTGGATCAGTTCGGCGCTCTGAATGGCCCTGCGGTGTTCGTACCGCTTGCGCTGACTACGGCGCTCGGCCTTCCTTTCCTGATTACCGCGCATAAAAGACTCCGCATCCGCGAGGCCGCCGAAGCCACTGAAGCAAGGCGGGTTGGCGCTTGAGACGTTGAACACATTAATAAACCCCAGACCTGCGTAAAGCGGATTTGGGGTTTATTAATATATACTTATCATTGTTTTTAACTCTTGTGATCGTTAATAAGTTAACATAATAATTGTTATGTTGAAAAATAATGATTATACTGCAACTAAACGCCGCTGCACTAGCCTAATGTAATCGGTTTTCCGACTACATTCCGCCTACGAACCATCCCAGTGCCCAATGTAATCGGTTTTCCGATTACATTCCGCCCACGGACCCTCCCAGTGCCCAATGTGGTCGGTTTTCCGACTATATTCCGCCTACGAACCCTCCTAGTGCCTAATGTAATCGGTTTTCCGACTATATTCCGCCTACGAACCCTCCTAGTGACTATGTCTCCACAGCCCCCTAATGAAGTTGGAGTCCTCCCCCACAAAAATGTAGACTAGAGATAGGAGGAGGAGGAACGGTATGGGACACTTAACAGGAACAAGAGAGAAGGCAGCGCAAGAGGTGTTATCTGGCATTAAGGCGGCGGT is a window of Paenibacillus sp. FSL H3-0469 DNA encoding:
- a CDS encoding ABC transporter substrate-binding protein — encoded protein: MDTSSTHYLCLAAALAPAYSLQQPVPVTIEQLTGILCCTPRNVKFILRKLEEQQLIAWIPGRGRGNRSQMTFLRHIDEVLEERFQELVSKGRIKPAIELIGQYPVNEPLKERLLAVLDKQMGFWSEPGSTSGQEVLRISRNRAMEKLDPATVYTAFETYLLGHICSTLITYDAQNEIFLPGLAHTWEANESSTSYLFYLRKGVRFHHGRMMTSRDVKETLQRLIRLKSPAICHFEDIIHVELEGDYVIRFDLVQPNFFFLHLFSSIYMSIVPYDMDFAANPVGTGPYQVVDLSQDVLVLSAYDLYYGIRPLLDRVEIWYLPHLASGVRQYQLTHASTSLNSLPAAEDGRSHNIDYPAVGCRYILFNFRKEGIHHHPALRQAMRILYNQLALIRELGGNRIMPADSFLPWQSSKREFEEPLLEEARALLEADGYKGEAVKLAYRTHQEERDEAFWLQERCRKIGLLLELCPVSEYDLPDLINQADLVICEEVLEDDWQWGMINYFRNESNYLHHLLLDSQKSELTEVLKPFARLAAGERAEVLELAEGKLRDNGWVLYGCHMNKKAQLSQNLFGLEPGSFGFLDISKLWVKSGFE
- a CDS encoding MFS transporter, whose amino-acid sequence is MKQHLRHIHPLAWTIIIGTMFGRLVTSMSIPFLSIYLTQVLGASATQTGFTVAVSSLAGVMISFYGGYISDVIGRRIVMLVSVFGWACVFFGFAAAQHLWVFFLVNTLNGLCRAVFEPTSRALLSDITPPEQKLLVFNLRYAAVNLGVVFGPIIGLQLGSAKSTFPFVIAGIVYIAYGLVLFLQFSVHRASLPVHGEARTPKLLDALAVTGRDKVFLPVLLGTIFCVLGYGHFSSTLAQFLAMNTHFSNGSQVFSYMLSLNAVTVLVVQYPIVRAASKFAPIIPLILGNVCVALSLLLFGMPGGVPLLMFSVVLFTVGEVLLFTMMDMLIDRIAKPEWKGTYFGTIGFNNLGSVMAPILGGLLLDQFGALNGPAVFVPLALTTALGLPFLITAHKRLRIREAAEATEARRVGA